One Micromonospora sp. WMMD1120 genomic region harbors:
- the sufC gene encoding Fe-S cluster assembly ATPase SufC, whose amino-acid sequence MSTLEIRDLKVSVKLPEGELKPILAGVDLTVKSGETHAIMGPNGSGKSTLAYSIAGHPKYEITGGTVTLDGEDVLAMTVDERARAGLFLAMQYPVEVPGVSVANFLRTAKTAIDGEAPKLRTWGGELRGAMERLQMDPAFAQRNVNEGFSGGEKKRHEIVQLELLKPKIAILDETDSGLDVDALRVVSEGVNRVRDTGDTGVLLITHYTRILRYIKPDFVHVFVAGRIVEQGGPELADKLEAEGYERYAAGAGAARA is encoded by the coding sequence ATGAGCACCCTGGAGATCCGCGACCTGAAGGTGTCGGTCAAGCTGCCCGAGGGTGAGCTCAAGCCGATCCTGGCCGGCGTCGACCTGACGGTGAAGTCCGGTGAGACTCACGCGATCATGGGTCCGAACGGTTCCGGCAAGTCGACCCTGGCCTACTCGATCGCCGGTCACCCGAAGTACGAGATCACCGGCGGCACGGTGACCCTCGACGGCGAGGACGTGCTGGCCATGACCGTCGACGAGCGCGCCCGCGCCGGCCTCTTCCTGGCCATGCAGTACCCGGTCGAGGTGCCCGGCGTCTCGGTGGCGAACTTCCTGCGTACCGCGAAGACCGCCATCGACGGCGAGGCGCCCAAGCTGCGGACCTGGGGCGGCGAGCTGCGGGGCGCGATGGAGCGTCTCCAGATGGACCCGGCGTTCGCCCAGCGCAACGTCAACGAGGGCTTCTCCGGCGGTGAGAAGAAGCGGCACGAGATCGTCCAGCTGGAGCTGCTCAAGCCGAAGATCGCGATCCTCGACGAGACCGACTCCGGCCTCGACGTGGACGCGCTGCGCGTGGTGAGCGAGGGCGTCAACCGGGTCCGCGACACCGGTGACACCGGCGTGCTGCTGATCACCCACTACACCCGCATCCTGCGCTACATCAAGCCGGACTTCGTGCACGTCTTCGTGGCCGGCCGGATCGTCGAGCAGGGCGGCCCGGAGCTGGCCGACAAGCTCGAGGCCGAGGGCTACGAGCGGTACGCCGCCGGGGCCGGCGCGGCCCGGGCCTGA
- a CDS encoding non-heme iron oxygenase ferredoxin subunit produces the protein MIRICSTEDVPKGTAISADVDGTPIALVHGEDGTFYAAYDECSHASVALSEGEVDGCTLECWLHGSRFDLRTGEPTGLPATEPVPVYPVEVRDGDIYLSLTPSNGVTR, from the coding sequence ATGATCCGGATCTGCTCCACCGAGGACGTGCCGAAGGGCACCGCGATCAGCGCGGACGTCGACGGCACCCCGATCGCGCTGGTGCACGGTGAGGACGGCACCTTCTACGCGGCGTACGACGAGTGCTCGCACGCCTCGGTCGCGCTCTCCGAGGGCGAGGTCGACGGCTGCACCCTCGAGTGCTGGCTGCACGGCTCGCGCTTCGACCTGCGGACCGGCGAGCCCACCGGCCTGCCGGCCACCGAACCCGTCCCCGTCTATCCCGTCGAAGTCCGCGACGGCGACATCTACCTCAGCCTGACGCCGAGTAATGGAGTGACCCGATAA
- the sufD gene encoding Fe-S cluster assembly protein SufD: MTTQASAPPPSTKSQALRSYDVADFPALTGLEEDWRFTPLKRLRGLTGVPAATGAVRHEHDDLPEGVTITRVGRDDERIGSVLTPVDRVSALAYGAATDALLVRVAPEAVLGEPVRVRVVGTGVEQPAFGHTFVEVGRFAETTLVVEHVGSATLADNVEVAVADGAKLTLVTIADWADDAVQAQHLKIKLGRDAKVIHIQVSLGGDLVRQFTTVEYTGRGGEAELYGVYFADSGQHLEHRQLVDHNVPDCRSYVGYRGALQGADAHTVWVGDVLIQAEATGTDTYEINRNLLLTDGARADSVPNLEIETGEIAGAGHASATGRFDDEQLFYLMARGIPEGEARRLVVRGFFAELINKIPVESLRERLGEAIEARLTKAGA, encoded by the coding sequence ATGACTACCCAGGCTTCCGCGCCGCCGCCCAGCACCAAGTCGCAGGCGCTGCGCTCGTACGACGTCGCCGACTTCCCGGCCCTCACCGGGCTGGAGGAGGACTGGCGTTTCACCCCGCTCAAGCGCCTGCGCGGCCTGACCGGGGTGCCGGCCGCCACCGGTGCGGTCCGGCACGAGCACGACGACCTGCCCGAGGGCGTGACCATCACCCGGGTCGGCCGCGACGACGAGCGCATCGGTAGCGTGCTGACGCCGGTCGACCGGGTCAGCGCGCTGGCCTACGGCGCCGCCACCGACGCCCTGCTGGTCCGGGTGGCCCCGGAGGCGGTGCTCGGCGAGCCGGTGCGCGTGCGGGTCGTCGGCACCGGCGTCGAGCAGCCGGCGTTCGGGCACACCTTCGTCGAGGTGGGCCGCTTTGCCGAGACGACGCTCGTCGTGGAGCACGTCGGGTCCGCCACCCTGGCCGACAACGTCGAGGTGGCGGTGGCCGACGGCGCGAAGCTGACCCTGGTCACGATCGCCGACTGGGCCGACGACGCGGTCCAGGCCCAGCACCTGAAGATCAAGCTGGGTCGGGACGCCAAGGTCATCCACATCCAGGTCTCTCTCGGCGGTGACCTGGTCCGGCAGTTCACCACCGTGGAGTACACGGGCCGGGGCGGCGAGGCCGAGCTGTACGGCGTCTACTTCGCCGACTCGGGCCAGCACCTGGAGCACCGGCAGCTGGTCGACCACAACGTGCCGGACTGCCGCAGCTACGTCGGCTACCGGGGCGCTCTGCAGGGCGCGGACGCGCACACCGTCTGGGTGGGCGACGTGCTGATCCAGGCCGAGGCGACCGGCACCGACACGTACGAGATCAACCGGAACCTGCTGCTCACCGACGGCGCGCGGGCGGACTCCGTACCCAATCTGGAGATCGAGACCGGCGAGATCGCCGGCGCCGGTCACGCCAGCGCGACCGGCCGCTTCGACGACGAGCAGCTGTTCTACCTGATGGCCCGGGGCATCCCGGAGGGTGAGGCCCGCCGCCTGGTGGTGCGTGGCTTCTTCGCCGAGCTGATCAACAAGATCCCGGTGGAGTCGCTGCGCGAGCGCCTGGGCGAGGCGATCGAGGCCCGGCTGACCAAGGCGGGTGCCTGA
- the sufB gene encoding Fe-S cluster assembly protein SufB, producing MTEQIVQPLTQEEQLAALGRYEYGWSDPDVAGASAQRGLNEAVVRDISAKKNEPQWMLDLRLKGLRLFDRKPMPAWGADLTGIDFDNIKYFVRSTEKQAASWEDLPEDIKNTYDRLGIPEAEKQRLVAGVAAQYESEVVYHKIREDLEEQGVVFLDTDTALREHEDIFKEYFGTVIPVGDNKFAALNTSVWSGGSFIYVPKGVHVEIPLQAYFRINTENMGQFERTLIIVDEGAYVHYVEGCTAPLYSSDSLHSAVVEIIVKKNARCRYTTIQNWSNNVYNLVTKRAVCHEGATMEWVDGNIGSKVTMKYPAVYMTGEHAKGEVLSVAMAGEGQHQDAGAKMVHAAPRTSSTIVSKSIARGGGRTSYRGLVQVLEGSHHSRSTVKCDALLVDTISRSDTYPYVDIREDDVAMGHEATVSKISDDQLFYLMSRGLSEDEAMAMIVRGFIEPIAKELPMEYALELNRLIELQMEGAVG from the coding sequence ATGACCGAGCAGATCGTCCAGCCCCTGACCCAGGAGGAGCAGCTCGCGGCCCTCGGTCGCTACGAGTACGGCTGGTCCGACCCGGACGTCGCCGGGGCGTCTGCCCAGCGCGGCCTCAACGAGGCGGTGGTACGGGACATCTCGGCCAAGAAGAACGAGCCGCAGTGGATGCTCGACCTGCGGCTGAAGGGCCTGCGGCTGTTCGACCGCAAGCCGATGCCGGCCTGGGGCGCCGACCTGACCGGGATCGACTTCGACAACATCAAGTACTTCGTGCGGTCCACCGAGAAGCAGGCTGCCAGCTGGGAGGACCTGCCCGAGGACATCAAGAACACCTACGACCGGCTGGGCATCCCGGAGGCGGAGAAGCAGCGTCTGGTCGCCGGTGTCGCGGCGCAGTACGAGTCGGAGGTCGTCTACCACAAGATCCGTGAGGACCTTGAGGAGCAGGGCGTCGTCTTCCTGGACACCGACACCGCGCTGCGCGAGCACGAGGACATCTTCAAGGAGTACTTCGGCACGGTGATCCCGGTCGGCGACAACAAGTTCGCCGCGTTGAACACCTCGGTGTGGTCCGGTGGCTCGTTCATCTACGTGCCGAAGGGCGTGCACGTGGAGATCCCGCTGCAGGCGTACTTCCGGATCAACACCGAGAACATGGGCCAGTTCGAGCGGACGCTGATCATCGTCGACGAGGGCGCGTACGTGCACTACGTCGAGGGCTGCACCGCGCCGCTCTACTCCTCCGACTCGCTGCACAGCGCGGTCGTGGAGATCATCGTCAAGAAGAACGCGCGCTGCCGCTACACGACCATCCAGAACTGGTCGAACAACGTCTACAACCTGGTCACCAAGCGCGCCGTCTGCCACGAGGGCGCGACCATGGAGTGGGTCGACGGCAACATCGGCTCCAAGGTGACGATGAAGTACCCGGCGGTCTACATGACCGGCGAGCACGCCAAGGGCGAGGTGCTCTCGGTGGCGATGGCCGGCGAGGGCCAGCACCAGGACGCCGGCGCCAAGATGGTGCACGCGGCGCCGCGCACCAGCAGCACCATCGTGTCGAAGTCGATCGCCCGCGGCGGCGGCCGCACGTCGTACCGGGGCCTGGTGCAGGTGCTGGAGGGCTCGCACCACAGCCGCAGCACCGTCAAGTGCGACGCCCTGCTGGTCGACACCATCTCCCGCTCGGACACCTACCCGTACGTCGACATCCGCGAGGACGACGTGGCGATGGGGCACGAGGCGACCGTCTCCAAGATCAGCGATGACCAGCTCTTCTACCTGATGAGCCGGGGCCTGAGCGAGGACGAGGCGATGGCCATGATCGTGCGTGGCTTCATCGAGCCGATCGCCAAGGAGCTTCCGATGGAGTACGCCCTGGAGCTGAACCGGCTCATCGAACTCCAGATGGAGGGCGCGGTCGGCTGA
- a CDS encoding transcriptional regulator → MLLERGATTAAQLGVALGLSPAAIRRHLDAMLADGDVYAREQTVRGSRGRGRPAKVFLLTEAARGRCGTHHYDNMATAALRWIARSGGSDAVAAFAAEQVSALESRCRAAMEDAGDDPLARAEALASALTAEGYAANATTIASGGQLCQHHCPVAHVAAEFPQLCEAETAVISRLVGTHVQRLATIAHGDGVCTTHIPTQPGRAPSGNPVTTVRTDR, encoded by the coding sequence CTGCTGCTGGAGCGGGGCGCGACGACCGCCGCGCAGCTCGGTGTGGCCCTCGGGCTCAGTCCGGCGGCGATCCGCCGGCACCTGGACGCGATGCTCGCCGACGGCGACGTCTACGCCCGTGAGCAGACCGTGCGGGGCAGCCGTGGCCGGGGGCGTCCGGCCAAGGTGTTCCTGTTGACCGAGGCCGCCCGGGGCCGCTGTGGCACACACCACTACGACAACATGGCCACCGCCGCGCTGCGCTGGATCGCCCGCAGCGGCGGCTCGGACGCGGTCGCGGCGTTCGCCGCCGAGCAGGTGTCGGCGCTGGAGTCGCGCTGCCGTGCCGCCATGGAGGACGCGGGCGACGACCCTCTCGCCCGAGCCGAGGCACTCGCCTCGGCGCTGACCGCCGAGGGTTACGCTGCCAACGCGACCACGATCGCCTCGGGCGGCCAGCTCTGCCAGCACCACTGTCCGGTGGCGCACGTGGCCGCCGAGTTCCCCCAGCTGTGCGAGGCCGAGACCGCGGTGATCTCCCGTCTGGTCGGCACCCACGTGCAGCGCCTGGCCACCATCGCACACGGCGACGGGGTGTGCACCACGCACATCCCGACCCAGCCGGGCCGTGCTCCATCCGGTAATCCCGTCACCACTGTGAGGACAGATAGATGA